CTCTTAGCCCATGTGCAGTGCCTGCTCTGCTGATTCCCAAGAAAGATGGGACGTGGCGCATGTGCGTCGACAGTCGAGCTGTGAACAAAATAACAGTCAGATATCGCTTCCCCATCCCAGGCTCGATGACCTGCTCGATCAGATTGGCTCCGCGAAAGTCTTTTCgaaaattgatttgaaaagcGGGTACCACCAAATCAGAATCCGACCAGGTGATGAGTGGAAGACAGCCTTCAAAACTCGAGAAGGCCTATTCGAATGGTTAGTCATGCCTTTCGGCCTCTCCAATGCGCCAAGTACTTTTATGCGCATCATGAATCAGGCCCTCAGACCATTCATCGGCAAGTTTGTTGTGGTGTACTTCGACGACATACTTATCTTCAGTCCTTCCTTGGTTGAACATGCAGTGCACCTGCGACAGGTTTTGGCGATTCTGCGACAAGAAAAGCTGTTCGCAGCAAGCCACAAATGTGAATTCGGTGTCTCCGAAGTCCTGTTCTTAGGATATGTGGTCTCAGCTCGAGGTCTGGCGATGGATACCTCCAAAGTCGAGGCAGTACGCTCTTGGCAGATCCCAACAACAGTGTCTGCAGTGCGTAGCTTCCACGGCTTTGCATCCTTTTATAGGAGGTTCATGAGCCACTTTAGCTCCATCATGGCGCCCATTACAAGCTGCATGCGAGAAGGGAAGTTCGAGTGGACTCAGGCAGCAACAGAGGCGTTCAATCTCATCAAGGAAAGGTTAACAACGGCGCCAATATTAGTGCTTCCTGACTTCTCTGTTACTTTTGAACTACACTGCGATGCTTCGAAGTTAGGCGTTGGAACCATCTTGAGCCAACAAGGACGACCAGTTGTGTATTATAGTGAAAAGTTATCTGGTGCACGAGGTCGCTACAGCACATATGATGTTGAATTCTACGCTATCGTGCAAGCGATCAAACACTAGAAACACTACTTAGTTCACCGTGAATTCGTCTTGTACACAGACCATGATGCTCTGCGGCACCTTGACAGCCAAGCTAAAGTCTCCTCGCGTCATGCATCTTGGATCTCATATCTGCAGCAATTCACGTTCTCCATCTGTCATAAAGCGGGTAAGCTGAACAGAGTTGCAGACGCACTCAGTCGACGGCATAGCTTGCTTACTACTTTACGCACCTCGGTTACTGGTTTCGCATCATTTGCTGACCTATATGCAACAGACCCTTTCTTTGGTCGTGTATACAATGAGGCGAGGCAAGGCATCTCCGCCAACTTCACATGCGACGAGGGTTTTCTTTTTCGAGGTTTGCGGATTTGTGTTCCGCAATGTAGCCTTCGCTTGCAGATCATACAAGAGCTACATAACGAAGGACATGTGGGAAGGGACAGGACACTGCAACTTGTGTCTCAGACATACTTTTGTCCTTCCTTGCGCAGAGATGTGGAGAGATTTGTGGAGCGTTATCGTGTGTGCCAGCAAGCAAAAGGACGCACAACTAACGCCGGTCTTTACTTACCATTGCCGATCCCTACCCAACCATGGTCCGATGTGAGCATGGACTTTGTCCTAGGTCTGCCACGCACCCAGCAAGGCTTCGACTCCATCTTCGTCATTGTGGATCGCTTTTCCAAAATGGCGCATTTCGTGCCTTGCAAGAAGACTACAGATGCAATCAATGTCGCCTCCCTCTTCTTCCGTGAGATTTACAGACTTCATGGGTTGCCTACGTCTATTGTTTCTGATCGGGACACTCGGTTCCTCAGTCATTTTTGGCGTTCGTTGAGGAAGCTTCTGGGTACTAGCTTGGATATGAGCATACCATCCCCAAACAGACGGCCAGACAGAGGTCACGAATCGCGCCTTAGGGGATCTGTTGCGTTGTCTTGTTGGAGACAATATCAAGTCTTGGGATACTAAGCTTTGTCAAGCTGAATTTGCGCACAACCACGCCCTTAACAGAAGTTTGGGATTCTATCCTTTTCAGGTAGTTTACGGGTCCATTCCTAGGTGCCCTTTGGATCTTGCGACCATCCCAGATAAGACTCGTCACCATGGTGAAGTTGTCAATTTCGTGACAGACTTGCCGAAGCTCCACCGCCAAGCTCAATCTAACTTGGAGCAGTCCACTACCAAATACAAAGCCGCGGCTGATGTGAAGCGACGCGAGCTTCGTTTTAATCCCGAAGATCAAGTCTGGGTTTATCTCACTAAGGATCGTCTTCCTCAGCGGGAACACAACAAGCTTCATGCTCGTAAGATTGGTCCAGTTGAAGTCGTAGAGTGCATCAACGAAAATGCGTACTGTGTCCGTCTTCCTTCGCATATACGCACGGCTGATGTCTTCAATGTGAAGCACCTCACGCCTTTCCATGGAGATAACACCGTTGCAGCTTCGTGGGCGAAGCCTTCCCCACCGGGAGAGACCTGATGCAGCGCATCTCTTATGTCTTGGGCCTTAAGCCACTTATGGGTTTACTTATCGTTTACGGTTTTGGTGTTGGTTTTATTTAAGATAAGCATGCTTTGTTAGAGATAAACATCTAGTTAGTTTTTCAATTATTATTTGGCTTTATTTATAGTCGATTACGACTTCGTTGCAACACACGCTTTTGATAATAAGAATATTGAGTTTTAGAGCTTTGATAGTTAGAAGAGGAGTACTCTTCATCCCTTTCGATCGTCTGAACCTGTTGTTCGTCGATCAACCCCGCTTCCTTAACGCAACGTAGCTTCCGTCCTCTATCAGTATGAAATTAtggtttaaacatttttagaactggaaaaaatatcaataagttcatataggtatttcaTGAGTGACTACTATTAGAGAAAGAGATggtataaaaagaaaattagctTAATAttacatagttatcatttttttttttttttgcctaaaaAACAATTTCCCCGAAAAGGTAATGATAACTAGAAACGACACCAATAATAAGTAGcagaaaataattattgttaATAATATGACCTTGGGTCCAAACCTCGCGCTGCAGCCCATATTCACATCTATATTCCTTCCATCTTTTGTGACGTCTGCAAGTCAAAATAATACGGCATTAGGAAAGACAAAGAGGATTATTTGGAGAGAGAAccataaatatatactttttggAAATATAAATAATGTCATCAAatcttatactttatatgaaTATTCGACCGAGCTAaatctaatttaaattttgaattattaaaaaaataatgtcaaaAGCTCGAATTAAAATTCTACATGGCTATGCGTTTTTTCTATAAACTATAACTAGActgtaatttattattaaaaacaaactgtTTTAAATTATACTAAACCACACaccaaaaatataccatattctgtttaattttcattttttttctaagtAAAAGAAAGTGAAGTTCATGAATTAAACACTCgtacttaaaaagaaaacagtAAAAAAACTGGTAGCTAAAAATGTCTCTGCATATGAATGTTTGCGTAATCTTATCTAATTTTATCTAATTTTAGTAACCTTTTGTAAGTTGTTTTCACCAATCCTTCTATATGTGTTTACTAAGATCAaagattggaaaaaaaaagaaaaaaaaacatcccttactaaaataaaaatactagtAAATCCGGGAAATATCATAGAAATTGCATTTTTTCcaaaattcattaaaaagtatatataatacttaacaCATATAAACAAATGCAGCCGCTGGTAACAAGACAAAGAAGAACAGGTGTATAAAGACATGGTGTAGAATATAAAGCGACTCGACTCGCCGACTTGTTGAAAGAGAGCGAAGACAGAGACACTGAGAGAACGAATCtattcacttcttcttcttattccttTTTATTCATCATCTTTTCTGCCTCTCGAGTCAGATCCAGTACTGAAGAATAGAACATCACTCACCATGGTCAAAGACAAAGAGCAACACCCTATTAAGGAGAAGAAGCTCCTCGTCAGCCTCATATGGAACTTCTCCACAGAGCTAAAGCTCATCTTCATGGCGTTGCTTGTTATATTCACTTTAGCCACTCTCTTACCTTTCATACCTTCTTCATTCTCACTCTCCACCTCCGACTTCCGCTTCTGCATCTCACGCTTCTCCTCCGCCGTTCCCGTTAACACCACAACCACAACGGAAGTCTTACCCGAGAAGAAGACGGCGACGGAGCTAGAAAGAGTTTTAGCTAACGGCGTTATTAAACGGACGTTTACTGGCTACGGCTCTGCAGCTTACAACTTCATCTCAATGAGCGCTTACAGAGGCGGCGTCAACACTTTCGCCGTTATCGGCTTATCGTCAAAACCCCTCCACGTGTACGGCCATCCTTCCTACCGCTGCGAGTGGGTCCCTCTCGACCCGACTCAGGACCCGGTTTCAACACTCGGGTTTAAAATCCTAACCGACTGGGGATACGGACGGATCTACACAACAGTCGTCGTCAACTGCACTTTCCCATCAACCACCGCCGTCGGCGGGAACCTCATCCTCCACGCAACCACCGGAGATCCCGACCGTAACCTCACCGACTCAATCCCCGTCCTAACGGAACCACCAAACTCCGTCGACTTCACCCTCTACAGCTCCCCGAAGAAGAAGTACGACTACCTATACTGCGGCTCGTCTCTCTACGGCAACCTAAGCCCGCAGAGAGTCAGAGAATGGATCGCGTACCACGTGAGGTTCTTCGGAGAACGGTCGCATTTCGTGCTCCACGACGCCGGAGGGATCCACGACGAAGTGTTCGAGGTTCTGAGGCCGTGGATCGAGCTAGGGAGAGTGACCGTGCATGATATAAGGGAGCAAGAGCGGTTCGACGGGTATTATCATAATCAGTTCATGGTTGTGAATGATTGCTTGCATAGGTATAGGTTCGCGGCGAAGTGGATGTTCTTCTTTGATGTTGATGAGTTTATATATGTTCCGGAGAAAGAGACGATTAAGTCGGTGATGGAATCTTTGGAGGAATATTCTCAGTTTACTATTGAGCAGATGCCGATGAGTAGTAAGATTTGTTACTCCGGTGATGGTCCGGCGAGAACTTATAGGTAAAACTTATAATC
The window above is part of the Brassica napus cultivar Da-Ae chromosome C3, Da-Ae, whole genome shotgun sequence genome. Proteins encoded here:
- the LOC125583873 gene encoding galactan beta-1,4-galactosyltransferase GALS3 translates to MVKDKEQHPIKEKKLLVSLIWNFSTELKLIFMALLVIFTLATLLPFIPSSFSLSTSDFRFCISRFSSAVPVNTTTTTEVLPEKKTATELERVLANGVIKRTFTGYGSAAYNFISMSAYRGGVNTFAVIGLSSKPLHVYGHPSYRCEWVPLDPTQDPVSTLGFKILTDWGYGRIYTTVVVNCTFPSTTAVGGNLILHATTGDPDRNLTDSIPVLTEPPNSVDFTLYSSPKKKYDYLYCGSSLYGNLSPQRVREWIAYHVRFFGERSHFVLHDAGGIHDEVFEVLRPWIELGRVTVHDIREQERFDGYYHNQFMVVNDCLHRYRFAAKWMFFFDVDEFIYVPEKETIKSVMESLEEYSQFTIEQMPMSSKICYSGDGPARTYRNWGFEKMAYRDVKKVPRRDRKYAVQPSNVFATGVHMSQNLQGKTYHKAESKIRYFHYHGSISQRREPCRHLFNDSRVVFENNPYVLDTTIRDVGLAVKTFEMRTIGNRLLRTRQ